One region of Zingiber officinale cultivar Zhangliang chromosome 7B, Zo_v1.1, whole genome shotgun sequence genomic DNA includes:
- the LOC122004521 gene encoding WAT1-related protein At5g07050-like produces MASVKACAPYFYMIVSQFAYAGSSILGKLALGQGLSALVFVVYRHLIAMLILAPLAYVLERNRRPSFSFGVMLKIFILAMLGITIQQNVYYVGLHLISPTVASALGNVIPAFTFLLAIVLRMEKLNLKTVRGRAKLAGAIFCITGSLIFTFWKGHFVGGLCYFTYDPTSFRKS; encoded by the exons ATGGCCTCTGTGAAAGCATGTGCTCCATACTTCTATATGATTGTGTCCCAGTTCGCGTATGCTGGATCCAGCATCCTCGGCAAGCTTGCATTAGGACAAGGACTAAGTGCACTTGTCTTCGTAGTGTACAGGCACCTTATTGCCATGCTCATCTTGGCTCCTCTTGCTTATGTGCTCGAAAG GAATCGAAGACCCAGCTTCTCATTTGGTGTCATGCTAAAAATATTCATTCTTGCTATGTTGGGTATAACAATTCAGCAAAATGTATACTACGTTGGACTCCATCTCATTTCTCCAACTGTTGCCAGTGCCTTGGGCAATGTCATTCCTGCTTTTACTTTCTTATTGGCAATTGTACTGAG GATGGAAAAGCTCAACTTGAAGACTGTAAGAGGGAGGGCCAAGCTTGCAGGGGCCATCTTCTGCATCACTGGTTCCCTGATCTTCACATTTTGGAAAGGTCATTTTGTTGGGGGCCTTTGTTACTTCACCTATGATCCAACTTCATTTCGAAAGTCCTGA